In Bacillus sp. SB49, a single window of DNA contains:
- a CDS encoding metallophosphoesterase family protein: MHKPIRFIHSADLHLDSLFKTKGHLDDRILEQLRESTFHAFDKLVQAAIEHEVDFVLITGDLYNEENRSLKAQVHLREGFKRLKKFGIPVFLSYGNHDFTKGMEDPIEFPDNVHIFRSENVEHFIYEKQGEPLAHIYGFSYETKAVEDRKALEYKRTGAPAYHIGMLHGSLDSNSDHDVYAPFTISELRERDMDYWALGHIHKRSILSEDPPIVYPGNIQGRSMKEQGEKGCYLVENKDGTWSRSFLPLHTVTFEAKKAACLSDHPQAIEKALDEAKSQVGGAKSAVMLEVTLTAEGGVLKRWAEQGTVDEWVEVLNEAEDVNREDWIWIDRVVINDQPGWEEAELRRGNHFPGELLKISDEIGDAELEEWLAPVFQHRKIAKYAAEMSSEERLSIMQEAKALTIDRLWKGEDSE, translated from the coding sequence ATGCATAAACCGATCCGTTTTATCCACAGTGCGGACCTGCACCTCGACAGCCTCTTCAAGACGAAGGGACATCTCGATGATCGTATACTGGAGCAGCTGCGCGAAAGTACCTTCCATGCATTCGATAAGCTGGTCCAGGCAGCTATTGAGCATGAGGTGGATTTTGTGCTGATTACCGGTGACTTATATAATGAAGAAAACCGGAGTCTGAAAGCACAGGTTCACCTCCGGGAAGGATTCAAACGCTTGAAGAAGTTTGGAATCCCTGTGTTTTTAAGCTACGGTAACCATGACTTTACGAAGGGGATGGAAGATCCAATTGAGTTCCCTGACAATGTACATATTTTTCGATCAGAGAATGTAGAACATTTTATATATGAAAAGCAGGGGGAGCCACTCGCTCATATATATGGCTTCAGTTATGAAACAAAAGCGGTGGAAGACAGAAAAGCACTCGAATACAAGCGTACAGGGGCCCCGGCATATCATATCGGAATGCTCCACGGCAGCTTGGATTCGAACAGCGATCATGATGTATATGCTCCGTTCACAATAAGTGAATTGAGGGAGCGTGACATGGACTACTGGGCGCTCGGTCATATTCATAAGCGAAGCATACTTTCCGAGGATCCGCCAATCGTGTATCCGGGAAACATCCAGGGAAGATCCATGAAGGAACAAGGGGAAAAAGGCTGCTATCTGGTGGAAAATAAAGACGGAACCTGGAGCCGCAGCTTCCTGCCGCTGCATACGGTAACGTTCGAAGCGAAGAAGGCAGCTTGTTTATCCGATCATCCACAGGCGATTGAAAAGGCATTAGACGAAGCGAAGTCGCAAGTCGGTGGAGCGAAGTCTGCTGTTATGCTGGAGGTGACGCTGACAGCAGAAGGTGGAGTGCTCAAGCGATGGGCAGAGCAAGGGACAGTCGATGAGTGGGTGGAAGTCCTGAACGAAGCGGAAGATGTAAACAGGGAAGATTGGATATGGATCGATCGTGTCGTTATTAATGATCAGCCTGGCTGGGAAGAAGCGGAACTTCGACGTGGAAACCACTTTCCCGGTGAGCTCTTAAAGATATCTGATGAAATAGGGGACGCAGAACTGGAGGAATGGCTGGCTCCAGTCTTTCAACATCGGAAAATAGCTAAATATGCGGCAGAGATGTCCAGCGAAGAACGACTTTCCATCATGCAGGAAGCGAAGGCGCTGACCATTGACCGGTTATGGAAGGGAGAGGACAGCGAGTGA
- a CDS encoding ABC transporter permease, producing the protein MNKFFIMMGHAYKNRVKSKSFVITTVVMVALIFLVSNLQSIIETFSGEEDSREVAVLSENPEWYAALEQTLSTNEEMELTNYKGNLDEAKEEVESGNYDSIIEIEADESGLPVATYYADQIANTGESEPVRQALEQMKVLQVTQDANVDPEVLQQINQPVVFELVALEESAKTAEELEQTRGIVYIMLFFMYFSVIMYGNMIATEVATEKSSRVMEILISSVSPVSQMFAKIIGIALLGLTQFAVFILAGYIGLKQSADGGEDTFLSFIGLTNIEPMTIIYAVIFFLLGYLLYATLAAMLGSLVSRLEDAQQIVAPMIMMIVIAFFLAIVGLSMPDATFITAASYFPFFTPLLMFLRVGMLDVPGWEVALSLGVLIGSIVLLAVIGARIYRGGVLMYGKSTSLKDVKTALQLSKKEK; encoded by the coding sequence ATGAATAAATTCTTCATTATGATGGGGCATGCCTATAAAAACAGAGTGAAGTCGAAATCATTCGTCATCACGACGGTTGTGATGGTTGCTCTTATTTTTCTAGTTTCCAACCTTCAATCCATCATCGAAACATTCTCAGGAGAAGAAGACAGCAGGGAAGTAGCAGTCCTTTCTGAAAATCCGGAATGGTACGCTGCACTGGAACAGACACTATCGACCAATGAAGAGATGGAATTAACGAATTACAAAGGGAACCTCGATGAAGCAAAAGAGGAAGTGGAATCCGGCAATTATGATTCCATTATCGAAATAGAAGCGGATGAATCCGGCCTGCCTGTCGCGACGTATTATGCGGATCAGATCGCTAATACAGGAGAGAGTGAACCTGTCCGCCAAGCACTGGAACAAATGAAGGTCCTTCAGGTGACACAAGATGCGAACGTCGATCCGGAAGTCCTTCAGCAGATTAATCAGCCGGTCGTCTTCGAGTTGGTAGCTTTGGAAGAGAGTGCAAAAACGGCCGAAGAATTGGAACAAACGCGTGGGATCGTCTACATCATGCTGTTCTTTATGTATTTTTCCGTCATCATGTACGGCAATATGATAGCGACGGAAGTGGCGACGGAGAAGTCGAGCCGCGTCATGGAAATACTCATTTCTTCCGTCTCACCTGTATCGCAGATGTTTGCAAAAATCATCGGAATTGCTCTGCTCGGTTTGACTCAGTTTGCCGTCTTTATCCTGGCTGGGTATATTGGCTTGAAACAGAGTGCTGATGGAGGCGAAGATACATTCCTCAGCTTCATCGGTCTGACCAATATTGAGCCGATGACCATTATCTATGCCGTCATCTTCTTCCTGCTCGGCTATCTGCTTTATGCTACGCTTGCAGCTATGCTCGGTTCTCTTGTCAGCAGACTGGAGGACGCCCAGCAGATCGTTGCACCGATGATCATGATGATCGTCATCGCCTTCTTCCTGGCAATAGTGGGCTTAAGCATGCCGGATGCCACATTCATCACAGCAGCTTCGTATTTCCCATTCTTTACGCCGCTGCTTATGTTCCTGCGTGTAGGTATGCTGGATGTACCCGGTTGGGAAGTAGCTTTATCCCTAGGGGTTCTTATTGGATCGATCGTACTGCTTGCCGTCATCGGTGCAAGGATTTACCGCGGCGGTGTTCTCATGTACGGGAAATCCACGTCACTCAAGGATGTGAAGACGGCCCTTCAATTATCTAAAAAGGAAAAATAA
- a CDS encoding enoyl-CoA hydratase: protein MSRYIIEEKDNVVHLKIARGEKYNALDAGMLKEFVQALHDVEACEAQIVVLSGDGQGFCAGGDVTMMTEVADKDVFAAVMNDIESIVTSIFRMPKIVIAAVHGPAVGLGLSIALSADYIIADADAKLSMNFIGIGLAPDGGGHFWLQERLGTHQAKHFVWAGEQMTAEQALEHKLVDKVVEGDIQAEADTFAAYWSRRPLSSMIATKQIYHQYQMPQLQRYLADEREAQWQLRQTADHEEGVRAFVEKRRPHFTGR from the coding sequence ATGAGTCGATATATCATAGAAGAAAAAGATAATGTCGTCCATTTGAAAATCGCCCGAGGGGAGAAATACAATGCCCTTGATGCGGGAATGCTTAAGGAATTTGTCCAGGCGCTCCACGATGTAGAGGCGTGTGAGGCGCAGATTGTCGTCCTTTCAGGAGACGGGCAGGGATTTTGTGCGGGTGGGGATGTTACGATGATGACGGAAGTGGCGGATAAAGATGTATTTGCTGCTGTTATGAATGATATTGAATCCATCGTGACGTCGATATTCCGTATGCCTAAGATTGTCATAGCCGCTGTTCACGGACCAGCTGTAGGATTAGGATTAAGCATTGCCCTTTCGGCTGATTATATTATCGCGGATGCGGACGCCAAGCTTTCGATGAATTTCATTGGTATTGGTCTCGCTCCGGATGGAGGAGGTCATTTCTGGCTTCAAGAACGGCTTGGAACCCATCAAGCAAAGCACTTCGTCTGGGCTGGAGAACAGATGACGGCCGAACAAGCTCTCGAGCATAAACTGGTGGATAAAGTTGTAGAGGGAGACATACAGGCTGAAGCGGATACGTTCGCTGCCTATTGGAGCAGGCGTCCATTATCTTCGATGATTGCAACAAAGCAGATCTATCATCAATATCAAATGCCTCAACTGCAGCGTTATCTTGCAGATGAGAGGGAAGCGCAGTGGCAGCTGAGGCAGACCGCCGATCATGAAGAAGGCGTTCGTGCATTCGTTGAAAAGCGAAGACCACATTTTACCGGGAGATAA
- a CDS encoding metal-sensitive transcriptional regulator, producing the protein MDQLKEKSVYGQETKNRLKRIEGQVRGVLKMMEEEKDCKDVITQLSAARSAMDRAIGYIVAKNLEGCIRQAHEEGESAEDLINEAVQMIVKSR; encoded by the coding sequence ATGGATCAATTGAAGGAAAAAAGCGTCTACGGTCAGGAGACCAAGAATCGGTTGAAGAGAATTGAGGGACAGGTCCGGGGCGTGTTGAAGATGATGGAAGAAGAAAAGGACTGCAAAGATGTCATCACCCAACTTTCCGCTGCCCGTTCTGCAATGGACCGTGCAATCGGGTACATCGTGGCGAAGAACCTGGAAGGATGCATTCGTCAGGCACATGAAGAAGGAGAATCAGCGGAGGATTTAATTAATGAAGCAGTTCAAATGATTGTTAAAAGCCGATGA
- a CDS encoding DUF445 domain-containing protein, whose protein sequence is MNPVLLIIMMVAIGALIGGLTNSLAIKMLFRPYRAVYIGKFRLPFTPGLIPKRQKELAQQLGKMVVNHLLTAEGLRRKLEHPKFQEQMTAFAGREVQKLLQQDKPLRDLLNKYHVDVSTAMLEQQIEAWVEERYDLVMERYRTVPLKEVLKEQWLEQADESIEALAGHLQASVEQYFRSGEGREKVEALIENYMDNQGFLGSMISSFIGPEGLTERIYPLILKYVSDREMNDWLQSMLRKEKDKLLEQPVGFFEDKVGSRTISKTLGRTASNALPVEEWMNRTVQEWTAPYQKKIVEEFVPVVVQKSIVLLSSKIEGLMSTMKLADIVQEEVEAFQVDRLEEMVLGISRREFKMITYLGALLGGLIGILQGLIVLLMG, encoded by the coding sequence ATGAATCCAGTACTACTCATCATCATGATGGTCGCCATCGGGGCCCTGATTGGTGGTTTGACGAATTCATTGGCTATTAAGATGCTTTTCCGTCCGTACCGGGCGGTTTATATAGGGAAATTCCGACTTCCATTTACACCCGGGTTGATTCCTAAGCGTCAGAAAGAACTGGCGCAGCAGCTTGGAAAGATGGTCGTCAACCATCTGTTGACAGCAGAAGGACTTCGAAGGAAATTGGAGCATCCGAAATTTCAGGAACAGATGACCGCGTTTGCCGGCCGTGAGGTTCAAAAATTACTGCAGCAGGACAAGCCTTTACGTGACCTGCTCAACAAGTATCACGTGGACGTTTCGACCGCTATGTTGGAACAACAGATAGAAGCATGGGTCGAAGAGCGTTATGATCTGGTTATGGAACGATATCGCACGGTTCCGCTTAAAGAGGTTCTGAAAGAGCAATGGCTGGAACAGGCGGACGAAAGTATAGAAGCTCTGGCCGGGCATCTGCAGGCGAGCGTCGAACAATACTTCCGAAGTGGGGAAGGCCGGGAGAAAGTGGAGGCGCTCATTGAAAATTATATGGACAACCAAGGTTTTCTTGGCAGCATGATTTCCTCATTCATCGGTCCGGAGGGACTGACGGAGCGTATTTATCCCCTTATACTAAAGTATGTTTCCGATAGAGAGATGAATGACTGGCTGCAGTCGATGCTTCGTAAAGAGAAGGACAAGCTGCTCGAGCAGCCGGTCGGTTTCTTTGAAGATAAGGTCGGAAGCCGGACGATCAGCAAAACTCTAGGCAGGACAGCCTCCAACGCCCTCCCTGTGGAAGAGTGGATGAACCGGACGGTACAGGAGTGGACAGCTCCTTATCAGAAGAAGATTGTAGAAGAGTTCGTGCCTGTGGTCGTTCAGAAATCGATCGTCCTGTTATCCTCGAAGATAGAAGGTCTCATGTCTACGATGAAACTTGCAGACATTGTTCAGGAAGAAGTGGAAGCCTTTCAAGTCGATCGACTGGAGGAAATGGTTCTCGGCATTTCCAGAAGGGAATTTAAGATGATTACGTATCTTGGTGCTCTTCTCGGTGGATTAATCGGAATATTACAGGGATTGATTGTCTTATTGATGGGATAA
- a CDS encoding YlbF family regulator, translating to MSNLYDHAYDLEKAIRNSEEFNGLKSAYEAVMNDEAAKKMFDDFRETQINLQQKQMQGQEITEEEVEQARNVVELVQQHPQISKLMEEEQRLNTVINDISRIITKPLEELYGNPEAPQQ from the coding sequence ATGTCAAACCTATACGATCACGCATATGATCTTGAGAAAGCAATCCGCAACAGCGAGGAATTCAACGGACTGAAAAGTGCTTATGAAGCAGTCATGAACGACGAAGCTGCGAAGAAAATGTTCGATGATTTCCGCGAAACACAAATCAACCTGCAGCAGAAACAAATGCAGGGTCAGGAAATTACAGAGGAAGAAGTGGAACAGGCACGCAACGTGGTAGAGCTTGTTCAGCAGCACCCTCAAATCTCCAAGCTTATGGAAGAAGAACAGCGTCTGAACACGGTTATCAATGACATCAGCCGCATCATCACGAAGCCGTTGGAAGAGCTTTACGGTAACCCGGAAGCACCTCAACAGTAA
- a CDS encoding ABC transporter ATP-binding protein has product MTLKLKSVTKQFGSFTAVNDLSLEIPEKQIFGFLGANGAGKTTTFRMILGLLDQSAGEITWEGETVGYDKSHLIGYLPEERGLYPKLKVRDQLVYLASLRGMKKAEAVKEVKAWLERFKVPEYEQKRVEELSKGNQQKIQFISAVLHKPKLLILDEPFSGLDPVNVEMLKSAVVDLKEAGTSIVFSSHRMEHVEELCEHLCIMHHGRPVVHGKLKDIKRSFGKKNIRVHADFDTSYLEAVEGVTAYKSMSEGCELQIAEESVAGRVFEALHGKGFVRTFDLEEPTLNDIFIEKVGSSYE; this is encoded by the coding sequence ATGACATTGAAATTAAAATCTGTGACGAAGCAGTTCGGGTCGTTTACAGCTGTGAATGATTTATCGCTGGAAATACCGGAAAAGCAGATCTTCGGGTTTCTTGGTGCGAATGGTGCGGGAAAAACGACGACGTTCCGGATGATTCTCGGGCTGCTGGATCAATCAGCAGGAGAGATTACGTGGGAGGGCGAGACCGTCGGTTACGATAAGAGTCATTTAATTGGTTATTTACCGGAGGAAAGAGGGCTGTATCCGAAACTGAAGGTTCGTGACCAACTCGTCTATCTCGCCTCTTTACGCGGGATGAAGAAGGCAGAAGCCGTAAAGGAAGTTAAAGCCTGGCTCGAACGTTTCAAAGTGCCGGAGTATGAACAGAAACGAGTCGAGGAGTTGTCCAAAGGAAACCAGCAAAAAATCCAGTTCATATCTGCCGTTTTACATAAGCCGAAGCTGCTGATTCTCGATGAGCCTTTTTCCGGATTAGACCCGGTTAATGTAGAGATGCTTAAGTCTGCTGTCGTCGATTTGAAAGAAGCAGGCACGTCGATTGTTTTCTCTTCCCACCGGATGGAGCATGTAGAAGAATTGTGTGAGCATTTATGCATCATGCATCACGGCCGCCCGGTTGTCCATGGAAAGTTGAAGGACATTAAACGTTCTTTCGGAAAAAAGAATATCCGTGTACATGCGGACTTCGATACGTCCTACTTGGAGGCGGTGGAAGGGGTGACGGCTTACAAGTCCATGTCGGAAGGATGCGAATTGCAGATTGCGGAGGAATCGGTTGCCGGCCGCGTGTTTGAAGCGCTTCATGGGAAAGGATTCGTACGCACCTTCGATTTAGAAGAGCCTACCTTGAATGATATTTTCATTGAGAAAGTGGGGTCTTCCTATGAATAA
- a CDS encoding PucR family transcriptional regulator: MTIIDQLTRIYPSILLQKPKNRKEAAKFQWFTTEDGDLVGIDKAALHDKEADLLSIFLTPINERHGEPTREAQWRQILKGQDKAPDFHPPRAFRFLIFSIKDTTPDKESIQEAFQSLFPEEVPILWKNNREGMIIEEVFQENQELLTLEGIPDILMSDLYTDIRFYVSDTETHIQDARTVFLWSERAAAIAADYHLGPVVSSIEILPYLFLDSLNREDWNYMKRTVFSDMDEEKELLDTIRVFLESGSNTTLAAKKLYMHRNSLQYRVDKFIERTGLDVKKFEVAVPVYLALLQMEQ; encoded by the coding sequence ATGACGATAATCGATCAACTCACACGTATATACCCTTCGATCTTATTACAGAAACCTAAAAACAGAAAAGAGGCAGCAAAATTCCAATGGTTTACGACGGAGGACGGCGATTTGGTCGGTATTGACAAAGCTGCACTTCACGATAAAGAAGCAGACCTGCTGTCGATTTTCCTCACGCCGATCAACGAGAGGCACGGGGAACCGACAAGAGAAGCCCAATGGCGGCAAATACTTAAAGGCCAGGACAAAGCTCCTGATTTCCATCCGCCTCGGGCCTTTCGTTTCTTAATTTTCTCCATCAAGGATACAACGCCTGATAAGGAATCGATACAAGAAGCTTTCCAATCGCTTTTCCCGGAGGAAGTACCAATTCTTTGGAAGAATAACCGGGAAGGAATGATTATTGAAGAAGTATTTCAGGAAAATCAGGAACTGCTCACTTTGGAAGGCATCCCGGACATATTGATGAGCGATCTCTATACCGACATCCGCTTCTATGTCAGTGATACGGAAACGCATATTCAAGATGCGCGCACCGTATTCCTCTGGTCCGAAAGGGCAGCAGCTATTGCAGCCGATTATCATTTGGGTCCCGTCGTGTCCTCCATCGAAATCCTGCCGTACCTTTTTCTAGATTCTCTGAACAGAGAGGATTGGAATTATATGAAACGAACCGTTTTTTCAGATATGGACGAGGAGAAGGAACTGCTTGATACCATCCGGGTGTTCCTCGAGTCCGGTTCCAACACGACTCTCGCGGCTAAGAAATTGTATATGCACCGGAACAGCCTGCAATACAGGGTCGACAAATTCATTGAAAGAACAGGACTGGATGTAAAGAAATTTGAAGTGGCAGTCCCGGTATATCTGGCTCTTTTGCAAATGGAACAGTAA
- a CDS encoding YhzD family protein — protein MKRYYLTVFEKDGTNVLDEAFEAENDDKAKDIGSQKLAEKGYDSYTHRCVSPDGRLVLFHR, from the coding sequence ATGAAGCGTTACTACTTAACCGTATTCGAAAAGGACGGCACAAATGTACTGGATGAAGCATTCGAAGCAGAGAACGATGACAAAGCGAAAGATATTGGTTCTCAAAAGTTAGCAGAGAAGGGATACGACAGCTACACTCACCGCTGTGTATCTCCGGACGGCCGTCTCGTCCTGTTTCACCGATGA
- a CDS encoding ABC transporter ATP-binding protein yields the protein MAELMLKNIDKIYDKNVKAVDDFNLHIDDKEFIVFVGPSGCGKSTTLRMIAGLEEISGGDFMIDNKRMNDVAPKDRDIAMVFQNYALYPHMNVYDNMAFGLKLRKMDKSEIERRVNNAAKILGLEALLDRKPKALSGGQRQRVALGRAIVRDAKVFLMDEPLSNLDAKLRVQMRAEIQKLHQRLQTTTIYVTHDQTEAMTMATRLVVMKDGIIQQVGAPKEVYDKPDNVFVGGFIGSPAMNFLNGTLADGHIELGEIKIAVPEGKMKPLREQNYIGKDIILGVRPEDMHDEPLFIDANQDKKITADIEVAELMGSESYLYSKVNDQEFIARVDSRSDIQGGDKIELAIDMNKVHFFDKDTELRIH from the coding sequence ATGGCAGAGTTAATGTTGAAGAATATCGATAAGATCTATGATAAAAATGTGAAAGCGGTAGATGATTTCAATTTACATATCGACGATAAAGAGTTTATCGTTTTCGTCGGTCCTTCCGGCTGTGGAAAATCCACCACTCTCCGGATGATTGCCGGATTGGAAGAAATCAGCGGCGGCGACTTCATGATCGATAATAAGCGCATGAATGATGTTGCTCCTAAAGACCGCGATATCGCGATGGTCTTCCAGAACTACGCCTTGTACCCGCACATGAACGTTTATGATAATATGGCATTCGGCCTGAAGCTCCGTAAAATGGACAAGAGTGAAATTGAGCGACGCGTAAACAATGCTGCCAAGATTCTTGGTCTGGAAGCTCTTTTAGACCGTAAACCAAAAGCGTTATCAGGCGGACAACGCCAGCGTGTTGCGCTGGGTCGTGCCATCGTACGTGATGCCAAAGTGTTCTTAATGGATGAACCGCTCTCCAACTTGGATGCGAAACTTCGTGTGCAAATGCGTGCCGAGATTCAGAAGCTGCACCAGCGCCTGCAGACGACAACGATTTATGTTACCCACGACCAGACGGAAGCGATGACAATGGCGACGAGACTTGTCGTTATGAAAGACGGAATCATTCAGCAGGTCGGTGCTCCTAAAGAAGTTTATGACAAGCCGGATAACGTGTTTGTCGGTGGTTTCATCGGTTCTCCCGCCATGAACTTCCTGAACGGAACGCTGGCAGATGGGCACATTGAGCTCGGTGAAATTAAGATTGCCGTTCCTGAAGGTAAGATGAAGCCGCTTCGCGAGCAGAATTATATCGGCAAAGATATTATTCTCGGCGTCCGCCCGGAAGATATGCACGACGAACCTTTGTTCATTGACGCCAACCAGGATAAGAAAATCACAGCTGATATCGAAGTTGCGGAACTGATGGGATCCGAATCCTACCTGTATTCCAAAGTAAACGACCAGGAATTTATCGCACGTGTGGACTCCCGCTCAGACATTCAAGGCGGAGATAAGATTGAATTAGCGATCGACATGAACAAAGTCCACTTCTTCGACAAAGATACAGAACTTCGCATCCATTAA